A single Bacillus sp. HMF5848 DNA region contains:
- a CDS encoding glycoside hydrolase family 38 C-terminal domain-containing protein has translation MTHTNDHTNEARTTTSAPNDTAPTRAENRMTTSTPNPNPAENHVTAPSQTHHHPHTTCHIVFHTHWDREWYFPFEQFRHRLLTVMDRIIHGLEAGEIKAFVMDGQMAALEDYLDVCEPDKKQRVQKLIETNKIIIGPWYVLADEFLVAGESLIRNLEIGHKLANQYGAPQRIGYLPDTFGHIGQMPQILQGFSIDNAILARGLNAQASELYWQAPDGSEVLTIFLPEGYYQPVLDDANYETATTQYFDKIKRYATTSQLLLTYGGDHLMPGYGDVDEKINKLQLHPSTYEAYLEAVKRELPLELSVHKGEMRNNEHLYVLPNVLSTRSYLKEQNQRIEDVLTGYIEPLFALCAQADYPAVYIEDTWKLLLQNHPHDSICGCSVDDVHDEMEIRTKRLEQRMSMLEHQALQAAGYRDDAMSGRGLRKPFDDCATFALFNPHPVPFTGWVQGRVWRHDDKSFILQDDSGNKIVPTILSQSTGRVFESPVDAFPEFKQATFYDIAIHVKNVPALSLSSFTMIDGEPKELTMEPQAENEYIKLNIERDGTLTLFDKAKQQEYKRLMQFYSTLDAGDEYNYSPPVNDQKTIARLMGEPIIHSNNNVSVVRYTLGMQQPASLNEDRTGPSATTVKSLIDVMLTVTGKRVKVSVTVTNRAKDQRLRVTYPLVTKPDFTYSDTAFEIVKRPAVTAEQFDAPKQKEVPVVVEPSQSFIHVDDLTFYHRGLQEYQVYENSLDITVLRSVGWLSRDDLRTRGGGAGPNMETPGGQCMGTYTFDFAFELERKQLAEVATEAKMFRVPPKFVEAHVPTPVSLFEIDNRTLQWSTIRRKHDHVEVRLWNPCESDENVNFLCPHPIVKTQLNGDVMQRLFDNSDTIKGHEIATYVILTEGAV, from the coding sequence ATGACACATACTAACGACCATACAAACGAGGCGCGCACCACAACGAGCGCGCCCAACGATACAGCACCAACCCGAGCTGAGAACCGCATGACAACGAGCACACCCAACCCAAACCCAGCCGAAAACCATGTGACAGCACCATCCCAGACCCACCACCACCCACACACCACTTGTCACATCGTCTTTCACACGCACTGGGACCGCGAATGGTACTTCCCATTCGAACAATTTCGCCACCGCCTGCTCACCGTCATGGACCGCATCATCCACGGCCTCGAGGCCGGCGAAATCAAAGCCTTTGTCATGGACGGGCAAATGGCCGCACTCGAAGACTACCTAGACGTCTGCGAGCCGGACAAAAAACAACGCGTCCAGAAACTAATCGAAACGAACAAAATCATCATCGGCCCGTGGTACGTCCTAGCCGACGAATTCCTCGTCGCAGGCGAATCACTCATCCGCAACCTAGAAATTGGACACAAGCTCGCCAACCAATACGGCGCGCCACAACGCATCGGCTACCTGCCCGACACGTTCGGCCACATCGGACAAATGCCGCAAATCCTCCAAGGCTTCAGCATCGACAACGCGATCCTAGCCCGAGGACTCAACGCCCAAGCGTCCGAACTATACTGGCAAGCACCAGACGGCTCAGAAGTACTCACTATCTTCTTGCCAGAAGGCTACTACCAGCCCGTACTAGACGATGCCAACTATGAAACAGCCACCACCCAATACTTTGACAAAATCAAACGATACGCCACCACCTCCCAGCTCCTCCTCACATACGGAGGCGACCACCTTATGCCGGGCTATGGTGATGTTGATGAAAAAATAAACAAGCTACAGCTTCATCCGAGTACATATGAAGCATACCTCGAAGCGGTCAAACGCGAGCTGCCGCTCGAATTATCCGTTCACAAAGGCGAAATGCGTAATAACGAGCATTTGTACGTTCTACCGAATGTGCTCTCCACTCGGTCATATTTAAAAGAACAAAACCAGCGCATCGAGGACGTCCTTACGGGCTACATCGAACCGTTATTTGCGCTTTGCGCTCAAGCTGACTATCCAGCTGTATATATAGAAGATACGTGGAAGCTACTTTTGCAAAACCATCCGCATGACAGCATTTGTGGCTGTAGTGTTGACGACGTGCACGACGAAATGGAAATTAGAACGAAAAGATTGGAGCAGCGCATGAGCATGCTTGAACACCAAGCACTGCAAGCAGCAGGCTACCGCGATGACGCGATGAGTGGACGCGGCCTGCGTAAGCCGTTCGACGATTGTGCAACGTTTGCACTGTTTAACCCGCATCCTGTACCATTCACCGGCTGGGTGCAAGGCCGTGTCTGGCGACACGACGACAAGTCGTTTATTTTACAAGACGACAGCGGCAACAAAATTGTCCCGACCATTTTATCGCAATCAACCGGGCGCGTCTTTGAATCACCTGTTGATGCGTTCCCAGAATTTAAGCAAGCAACCTTCTATGATATCGCTATTCATGTGAAAAATGTACCGGCCCTCTCGTTATCATCGTTTACGATGATCGATGGAGAGCCGAAGGAGCTAACGATGGAACCGCAAGCTGAAAATGAATATATCAAACTAAATATAGAACGAGATGGCACACTCACACTTTTTGATAAAGCTAAACAACAAGAATACAAACGCTTAATGCAGTTTTATAGCACACTTGATGCCGGCGATGAGTATAATTACTCCCCACCTGTTAACGACCAGAAAACAATCGCACGCCTCATGGGTGAGCCAATTATTCACAGCAACAACAACGTGTCTGTCGTACGTTACACACTTGGCATGCAGCAGCCTGCGTCATTAAATGAAGATAGAACGGGTCCAAGTGCGACCACAGTCAAAAGCTTAATTGATGTCATGCTTACTGTGACCGGCAAGCGAGTCAAAGTCAGTGTGACCGTCACAAATCGGGCCAAAGACCAACGTTTGCGCGTGACATACCCGCTCGTGACAAAACCAGACTTCACATACAGTGATACTGCCTTTGAAATTGTGAAACGACCTGCGGTAACAGCTGAGCAATTTGACGCACCAAAGCAAAAAGAAGTACCGGTTGTTGTTGAACCATCGCAATCGTTTATTCATGTTGATGACTTAACGTTTTACCACCGCGGTCTGCAAGAATACCAAGTGTATGAAAATTCACTCGATATTACAGTGCTTCGCAGTGTCGGCTGGTTGTCGCGTGATGACTTACGCACGCGCGGGGGAGGTGCCGGACCGAACATGGAAACACCAGGCGGGCAATGCATGGGCACGTATACGTTTGACTTTGCTTTTGAGCTAGAGCGTAAACAGCTAGCAGAAGTAGCGACAGAAGCGAAAATGTTCCGCGTGCCACCAAAGTTTGTTGAAGCGCACGTGCCAACACCTGTGAGTCTGTTTGAAATTGACAATCGTACGCTGCAATGGAGTACGATTCGTCGTAAACATGATCACGTCGAAGTACGATTGTGGAATCCGTGCGAGTCAGACGAAAACGTGAATTTCCTCTGCCCGCATCCGATTGTGAAAACACAGTTAAATGGGGATGTAATGCAGCGCTTATTTGATAATAGCGACACGATAAAAGGACATGAAATTGCAACGTATGTCATCTTAACTGAAGGAGCCGTCTAA